Proteins found in one Coffea eugenioides isolate CCC68of chromosome 5, Ceug_1.0, whole genome shotgun sequence genomic segment:
- the LOC113771123 gene encoding auxin-responsive protein SAUR71-like — protein MSSSPSYVRLASFNDGEATGSRRKGYVPVLVGTDKEDMERLCIPIKLINHPSLVSLLDDSVQEFGDNQQGLLRVSCNADNFKELLRSLSKKK, from the coding sequence ATGAGCTCTTCTCCTTCTTATGTAAGATTAGCCAGCTTCAATGATGGAGAGGCAACAGGTTCTCGTCGCAAAGGTTATGTTCCTGTGCTAGTGGGAACTGACAAAGAAGACATGGAGAGGCTCTGCATACCTATAAAGCTCATCAATCACCCTAGTCTTGTTTCTTTACTTGATGATTCTGTGCAGGAATTTGGGGATAATCAGCAGGGATTGTTGAGAGTTTCGTGTAATGCTGACAACTTCAAAGAATTGCTCAGGAGTTTATCAAAAAAGAAGTGA